GGTCGCGGCCGTGCTCACGGGGACGTTCTCCCTGGTCAACGCGAGCCTCGAGTTCTTGTACGTCAGCGTCGGGGGGATCGCGATCGGGATCGCCGGCGGGTGGCTCGTGGTGTGGCTCCACGGGTGGCTCGAGCGCAAGAAGCTCGCGGAGACGAAGCTCGTCATCACCATTACCCTGCTCACGCCGTTCTCGGTGTACCTGACGGCGGAGCACCTGCACCTGTCCGGGGTGCTCGCGGCCGTGAGCGCCGGGTTCTGGGTCGGCAACCGGTGCGAGCGCGTGTTCAGCGCGGAACTCTACGAAGAGGCCCGGGCCGTTTGGGAGTGGATCGAGTTCCTGTTGAACGGGCTGATCTTCATCCTGGTCGGGTTCGCGCTGCGGCAAATCATCGATCAGGCCGAGGGAGCGTACTCGCCGGGGGCGCTGTTCGCGGCCGCGGCCGTGGTTTCGGGCGCGGCAATCGGCGCTCGGCTCGTGTGGATGTTCCCCGGCGCCTACGTGCCGCGCTGGATCGACCGCAGGCTCGGCATCCCGACGCCGTACCCGCCGTGGCAGGGCGTGACCGTCGTGGGTTGGACCGGGATGCGCGGCGTCGTGTCGCTCGCCGCGGCCCTCGCGCTGCCGCTCGCCACCGAGAACGGTCAGCCGTTTCCCAACCGCAACCTGATCCAGGTTCTCACGTTCGCCGTGATCTTCGCCACGCTGGTGGGCCAGGGGCTCACGCTGCCCCTCCTGATCCGCGCGCTGGGCGTTGCCGATCCGACGGGCGGGCCGGAATCGGACCGCGAGGAACCGGCCGTTTGAGGGCCACATTCCCGACGTTTTGGCGCTCGCCGATAATCGGGCGCTCGAATAGTCTGTTTTGGCCGGCGCCGCAGGGGCGCTGCACCCTCACAGGAGCGTGAAATGCGGACGCTACTCGGACTCGGGATCGTTCTGGCGGTGGTCTGCGGCGCGAACGCTGCTGACGAAAAGAAGCTCGACGAGAAGAAGCTCGTCGGCAAGTGGGAGCCGGTCAAGCCCAAGAAGGGCGAGGCGATGGTGATGGAGTTCACCAAGGACGGCAAGCTCACCGTCACCGGCGACATGGGCGGCAAGGAAGTGAAGATCGAAGGCACCTACAAGCTCGACGGCGACAAGCTCACCTTCGCCCTGAAATTCATGGACCTCGATATCAAGGAAACGGTCACGCTCACGAAGCTGACCGACGACGAGATGGAAGGCAAGGACAAGGACGGGAAGGTCGAGTCCTTCAAGAAAGTGAAAGCGAAGTAACGACCGCGTTCGATCGGACCCCGGAGCCGGCCGCGATAACCCTCGCGGCCGGCTCCGTTTTTTGTACCCCCGCATCGATTTGTTGTCGCCGCGCTCGGGCAGACCGCGTACCTTCTCCTCCTAACAACGGCCGCGTGGCGGCCGCCGGACCAGTATCGTTCACCGGAGAAAGCAAATGCGTGCGCTCGCCGCGTCGGTTGTGGTTCTCGTCCTCGCCGGGTTCGCCGGCGCCGCGGACGAAAAGATCGATGCCAAGAAGCTGATCGGGAAGTGGGAGCCGGCCAAGGCCGAAAAAGACGGCCCGAAGATGGTGCTGGAGATCGGCGAGAAGGACAAGTTCACCCTGCACGTGACCGTAAACGGGAAGACCGAGAAGATCGACGGCACGTACAAGCTCGACGGCAACAAACTGGAAGTCGAAATGAGCTTCGGCGGGAAGACCGAGAAGGAAACGATCACGATCACCAAACTCACCGACACGGAGCTGGTGGCCAAGGACTCGAAGGGCAAAGAAGACACGATGAACCGCGTGAAAGAAAAGAAGTAACGGGGCCGCGAAGTTACGCCGACGGCCGCGGGGAGTTGTTCCCCGCGGCCGTCTCGCTTTACGCGCTCGCGCGGCGGTGGTATGCTGGCCCCACCACAGTGGAGGCCCGCCATGCGCTGCGCCGTCATCAGTCTGGTCGCGTTGGGGATCGGTAGTTTCGCGGGCGCGGCGCCGGTGCCGAAGGAGCGCACCGAGGCCGAGAAGGTGGTCGGCACCTGGAAAATGGTGCTCGATTCGCGCGGGAACAAGGACACCGACGTGGAACTCGACTTTTCCCAGGGCGGGAAGATGGTCATTCGCCAGCGGCTCGACAAGGACACGGTGTCCGTCTACGAGGGCACGTACCGCATCGTCGGGAACGAACTGCCCTATGACGTGAAGCAAGGCCCGCGCGTCAAGAAAGAGACGCTCACCATCAAGAAGCTCACCGCCGACGAACTGATCCTCATCGACCCGGACGGGTTAAAGGAAGAGTTCGTTCGCGTGAAGAAGAAGGACGAGAAGGTCGAGCCGAAGAAGGACGACAAGAAGTAAAACCGGCCGCCTCATGAAGCCAATCGGCGAATCGCCGCAGCCGCGGTTACGCACTGCGCGCGAGTCACGTCCAGGTGCGTGACGGCCCGAACCACGCGCGTTCCTAGCGGGGCCACCAGCACGCCATTCACTTTCAGGCGCTCCGCAACATCCTTCGCGCTGCCGTGCTTCTCACCCACCTCGAACCACACCAGATTCGTTTCCACTTCCTGGGGCTTGAGTGTGAAGCCCGGCACTTCCGCCACCGCGTCCGCGATGATTCGCGCGTTCGCGTGGTCCTCCGCGAGCCGATCAATGTTGTGATCGAGCGCGTAGTCGCACGCCGCAGCGAGGAACCCGATTTGCCGCATCGCCCCGCCGAACAGCTTGCGGATGCGCCGACCGTGGGCGATCAGGTCGCGCGGGCCGAGCAGCATTGAACCGACCGGCGTGCCCAAACCCTTACTGAAGCACACGTTCACGGTGTCGAACATCCCGCCCCAGACCTTCGCGGGCACGCCGGTCTTCACGATCGCGTTCCAGATGCGGGCGCCGTCGAGGTGCAGCGCGAGTTTGTGCTGTCGCGCCCAGTGCGAAATGTCGCGGACCGCGTCCGGCGAGGTGATCGTGCCGCCCCCGCGGTTGTGCGTGTTCTCCAAACACACCAGCCGCGTGCGCACCGAGTGCATGTCGTCGGGGCGAACTTTGTCGGCAAAGTCACTTCCGTCGAGCCGCCCGTCCCCGGTGCGACTGTCGATCGTGCGGAGCGTGACG
The Gemmata palustris DNA segment above includes these coding regions:
- a CDS encoding Na+/H+ antiporter produces the protein MLHPVELILALLAVTVALGLVARRFNIAEPILLVVGGLVLGLQPWAPGVVIDPQIVFLLFLPPLLYATAFRTPWPEFRDQIRPITMLAVGLVLFTVVAVAAAAHYFVGLPWPSAFVLGAIVSPPDAVAAVAITQRLRVPRLITTILEGESLVNDASALVALRFAVAAVLTGTFSLVNASLEFLYVSVGGIAIGIAGGWLVVWLHGWLERKKLAETKLVITITLLTPFSVYLTAEHLHLSGVLAAVSAGFWVGNRCERVFSAELYEEARAVWEWIEFLLNGLIFILVGFALRQIIDQAEGAYSPGALFAAAAVVSGAAIGARLVWMFPGAYVPRWIDRRLGIPTPYPPWQGVTVVGWTGMRGVVSLAAALALPLATENGQPFPNRNLIQVLTFAVIFATLVGQGLTLPLLIRALGVADPTGGPESDREEPAV
- a CDS encoding TIGR03066 family protein, translated to MRTLLGLGIVLAVVCGANAADEKKLDEKKLVGKWEPVKPKKGEAMVMEFTKDGKLTVTGDMGGKEVKIEGTYKLDGDKLTFALKFMDLDIKETVTLTKLTDDEMEGKDKDGKVESFKKVKAK
- a CDS encoding TIGR03066 family protein, with the translated sequence MRCAVISLVALGIGSFAGAAPVPKERTEAEKVVGTWKMVLDSRGNKDTDVELDFSQGGKMVIRQRLDKDTVSVYEGTYRIVGNELPYDVKQGPRVKKETLTIKKLTADELILIDPDGLKEEFVRVKKKDEKVEPKKDDKK
- a CDS encoding TIGR03066 family protein, giving the protein MRALAASVVVLVLAGFAGAADEKIDAKKLIGKWEPAKAEKDGPKMVLEIGEKDKFTLHVTVNGKTEKIDGTYKLDGNKLEVEMSFGGKTEKETITITKLTDTELVAKDSKGKEDTMNRVKEKK
- the ltaE gene encoding low-specificity L-threonine aldolase, coding for MIDLRSDTVTKPTSGMMAAMMAAPVGDDVFGEDPTVNELEQRTAALFGCEAGLFVPSGTMANQIAVRVHCRPQDEILLETNSHICLWEAGGAAALSGVTLRTIDSRTGDGRLDGSDFADKVRPDDMHSVRTRLVCLENTHNRGGGTITSPDAVRDISHWARQHKLALHLDGARIWNAIVKTGVPAKVWGGMFDTVNVCFSKGLGTPVGSMLLGPRDLIAHGRRIRKLFGGAMRQIGFLAAACDYALDHNIDRLAEDHANARIIADAVAEVPGFTLKPQEVETNLVWFEVGEKHGSAKDVAERLKVNGVLVAPLGTRVVRAVTHLDVTRAQCVTAAAAIRRLAS